In Aequorivita sp. H23M31, a single window of DNA contains:
- a CDS encoding ATP-binding protein: MRYLNKVVFINSASVAYAEIELDGNVHLIGTQGVGKSTLLRAILFFYNANKTRLGIPREKRGYDDYYFPYQNSYIIYEVMKDGVPFSVLCYKVNGKVAFRFFDSGYKQELFIDDHNRAFENWEQIRNAFGKSIYYTPIIGSYDEFRKIIYGNNKSLKSEYRKYAIIESRQYENIPRTIQNVFLNSNLEAKFIKDTIINSLNEEEYIIDLENYSKNHLRDFESQINDISIWFRKNRKGEIPIRKEADGIIDQFRIHNFLNQEKTALFRNLLARMLFVEEQKPLLQVKISEESRTKDRLDEEFKKLKDLHKGREQKLISKIDYLKKQIAGAQKKQQEYQKLDIANLISKVAEKKSLLQEMKSLEEEKTLLTSKFADIKSKYESLIKQIENEKQTYLNTKTSEINLLDQEFIRVERDLFESYKNIIKEINSNSEAEKTAAVEEIKRIEEEKHSIERQKSELKYQVFFEAEITERKERGEQLLAKISAGKHSISDAQHQIRNIKKEWELGIDEISSKFKNKTDKINATGKEVEKAIEKIEAKIRQSEDSFYGWLNKNVPYWENTIGKVIDDTTLFHSRLEPQKLERDEKSLFGIQINLEALENRIKSVKEYQQEIADLKKELEQIQKDISRIGEEKEAEQTKLKIAFTRKLKDLNDSIAHSEYQVDQNEEKRRRNNLELEEWTAKSKEEKNNRVTLIENRLDGISYELSQAADNLSAVQKNISRKISLKETERDKKIENLESLKNQNISKLNTAILEHKEQSNLRIKDLKNKQLNELEDKGADRKRLEEIGARVSTISSSLQFIEQNEKTVIEYQKDKRELFDSLPEWKTQKAILEQQQLQNTDAHRTELSKVEKKLWDQVTNIKALEAEFELFEKDILEFDNFQKSDAYVYLVKNLKESSDDEERDASEKASVLISEINDKHYKGIKNVQDLQRAINGFAGKFNESNVFNFQVQYYNEEDYLNFALNLKEFIEDNKIQEYQKRVNERFGGIINQIGRETTELISKEAEIEKTIKKINDDFLHKNFVEAIKEMQIRTQKSSNPIVSLLLDIKDFNDDNSLQLGQVNLFSTSESSSKNQRAIDLVKQLIKELERAKTTTLTLSESFDLQFRVVENDNDSGWVEKLSNVGSEGTDVLVKAIVNILLLNVFKDSASRKVKDFKLHCMMDEIGRLHPNNVRGILRFANERNILLINGSPTSQNATDYKYTYKLAKEQSKSNPKRYLTKVNRLIKMNTKVLHR, translated from the coding sequence ATGAGATACCTGAATAAAGTTGTTTTTATAAACAGTGCCTCGGTAGCCTATGCTGAAATTGAGCTTGATGGTAACGTGCACTTGATTGGCACCCAGGGAGTAGGAAAAAGCACCCTTCTGCGGGCTATTTTGTTTTTTTACAACGCCAATAAAACAAGACTCGGAATCCCGCGAGAAAAAAGAGGATATGATGATTACTATTTTCCTTACCAAAATTCTTATATTATTTATGAGGTAATGAAAGACGGTGTTCCATTTAGTGTCCTTTGTTATAAAGTGAACGGAAAAGTGGCATTTCGTTTTTTTGATTCAGGGTATAAACAGGAACTTTTTATCGATGACCACAATCGAGCATTTGAAAATTGGGAACAAATTCGTAATGCTTTCGGGAAATCAATTTATTACACTCCAATTATTGGTAGCTACGACGAATTCCGAAAGATAATCTATGGCAATAATAAGTCCTTAAAATCTGAATATCGAAAATATGCGATTATTGAAAGCAGGCAGTATGAAAATATTCCGCGCACTATTCAAAATGTGTTCCTAAACTCCAATTTAGAAGCCAAGTTCATCAAGGACACCATTATCAATTCGTTGAACGAAGAGGAGTATATCATAGATTTGGAGAACTATTCCAAAAATCATCTCCGCGATTTTGAAAGCCAGATTAATGATATCTCCATTTGGTTCAGAAAAAACAGAAAAGGCGAAATACCTATCAGAAAAGAAGCGGATGGAATAATAGATCAGTTTCGTATCCATAATTTTCTAAATCAAGAAAAAACTGCTTTATTCCGAAACCTGTTGGCACGAATGCTGTTTGTGGAAGAACAAAAACCATTGCTCCAGGTGAAGATTTCCGAAGAGTCACGAACAAAAGATAGATTGGACGAAGAATTTAAAAAGCTAAAGGATTTACATAAAGGTCGCGAGCAGAAATTAATTTCTAAAATCGATTATTTAAAAAAGCAGATTGCCGGAGCTCAAAAAAAACAACAGGAATACCAAAAACTTGATATAGCAAATTTAATATCCAAAGTCGCTGAGAAAAAATCCCTTCTACAGGAAATGAAATCTTTGGAAGAGGAAAAAACACTCCTCACCTCAAAATTTGCGGATATTAAATCGAAATATGAATCGCTGATCAAACAGATTGAAAATGAAAAGCAGACTTACTTAAATACTAAAACATCAGAAATAAACCTATTGGATCAGGAGTTTATACGTGTCGAAAGAGATTTATTTGAAAGCTATAAGAATATAATAAAGGAAATAAATAGTAACTCCGAAGCGGAAAAAACAGCCGCCGTAGAGGAGATTAAAAGAATAGAAGAGGAGAAGCATTCCATTGAAAGGCAAAAGTCGGAATTAAAATATCAAGTATTCTTTGAAGCGGAAATAACCGAACGCAAAGAAAGGGGAGAGCAACTGCTCGCGAAAATATCAGCCGGAAAACACTCCATTTCCGATGCCCAGCACCAAATTAGGAATATTAAAAAGGAATGGGAACTAGGAATTGATGAAATCTCCTCCAAATTTAAAAACAAAACTGACAAGATAAATGCTACTGGAAAGGAAGTTGAAAAAGCAATAGAAAAAATTGAAGCCAAAATTCGCCAAAGCGAAGATTCCTTCTATGGATGGCTGAACAAAAACGTTCCATATTGGGAAAACACTATTGGCAAGGTGATCGATGACACTACGCTTTTCCATTCCCGTCTAGAACCCCAGAAGCTTGAAAGGGACGAGAAATCCCTTTTTGGCATTCAAATTAATTTGGAAGCCCTGGAGAACAGAATTAAAAGTGTAAAGGAATATCAACAGGAAATAGCGGATTTAAAAAAGGAATTGGAGCAAATCCAAAAAGATATTTCCCGAATTGGGGAAGAAAAAGAAGCGGAACAGACTAAATTGAAAATTGCTTTTACCAGAAAGCTCAAAGATTTAAATGATTCAATCGCCCATTCCGAATATCAGGTAGATCAGAATGAGGAAAAAAGAAGGAGAAATAACCTTGAATTGGAAGAATGGACTGCGAAATCAAAAGAAGAGAAAAATAATAGAGTAACCTTAATAGAAAATAGGTTAGACGGCATTTCCTACGAACTTTCACAAGCCGCAGATAATCTATCCGCAGTTCAAAAGAACATCTCCCGAAAAATCTCATTAAAAGAAACCGAACGGGATAAGAAAATAGAGAACTTGGAAAGCCTCAAGAATCAAAATATTTCAAAATTGAACACTGCCATTCTCGAACACAAAGAACAATCCAATCTTCGAATTAAGGATTTAAAGAACAAGCAGCTAAACGAATTGGAGGATAAAGGCGCGGATAGAAAAAGACTTGAGGAAATTGGAGCAAGGGTATCGACAATTAGTAGCTCCCTACAATTTATAGAGCAAAATGAAAAAACTGTAATAGAATATCAAAAAGATAAAAGAGAACTTTTCGATTCTCTTCCAGAATGGAAAACACAAAAGGCTATTTTGGAGCAACAACAGCTTCAAAATACTGATGCTCATAGAACGGAACTTTCTAAGGTAGAGAAAAAGTTGTGGGATCAAGTAACAAATATAAAAGCTCTTGAGGCAGAATTTGAGCTCTTTGAAAAGGATATTTTGGAGTTTGACAATTTTCAGAAATCCGATGCTTATGTTTATCTCGTAAAAAACCTAAAGGAATCTTCTGATGACGAAGAAAGGGATGCCTCAGAAAAAGCATCGGTTCTTATTTCTGAAATAAATGATAAGCACTATAAGGGGATTAAAAATGTTCAAGATCTTCAGAGGGCCATCAATGGTTTCGCAGGAAAGTTTAACGAAAGCAACGTATTTAATTTTCAGGTTCAATATTATAATGAAGAGGATTACCTCAATTTTGCCTTAAACTTAAAAGAGTTTATCGAGGACAATAAAATACAGGAATATCAAAAGCGTGTGAACGAGCGATTTGGAGGTATTATCAATCAAATAGGAAGAGAGACTACCGAACTAATTTCCAAGGAAGCCGAAATAGAGAAGACCATCAAAAAAATCAACGATGATTTTCTGCATAAAAATTTCGTGGAAGCCATAAAGGAAATGCAAATACGCACCCAAAAGAGCTCCAATCCCATTGTTTCCCTTCTCCTTGACATAAAGGATTTTAACGATGACAATAGTCTACAATTGGGTCAGGTAAATCTTTTCAGCACATCAGAGTCTTCATCAAAAAATCAAAGAGCAATTGATTTGGTCAAGCAGTTAATCAAAGAATTGGAAAGGGCCAAGACCACAACTTTAACCTTATCTGAATCTTTTGATCTTCAATTTCGGGTCGTCGAAAATGACAATGATTCCGGATGGGTTGAAAAATTATCGAATGTTGGGAGCGAAGGTACGGACGTACTGGTAAAAGCCATTGTAAATATTCTACTTCTTAACGTATTCAAGGATAGCGCCTCAAGAAAGGTCAAAGATTTTAAATTGCATTGTATGATGGATGAAATTGGACGATTGCACCCCAATAATGTAAGGGGAATTCTAAGGTTTGCCAATGAGCGAAACATATTGCTCATCAATGGTTCCCCAACCAGTCAAAACGCGACGGATTATAAATACACTTATAAATTGGCCAAGGAACAATCTAAATCTAATCCAAAAAGATATCTCACCAAGGTGAATCGATTGATAAAAATGAATACGAAAGTACTACATCGATGA
- a CDS encoding DUF7281 domain-containing protein: MKLTPKIAKILYRLTEGEILPASSARSAVVDELISENILLQKGKHRKTINLLDKESLSNFLSNQLQIHNLQEYIAALEDNTSSRADFVKVATDSKTSKERAFQGFLINSFEVIQGTLNGEKYTFHPQEGSFGFIYDYKNFQIPEDITIVGVENARNFRHLHEQRYLFPDIKPLFISRYPQSQHKDLISWLKMIPNKYLHFGDFDMAGIGIFLNEYQIYLLERAQFFIPTDIRTLIRKCGNRQRYNNQRKNFDLDKVDEPALENLVRIIESEKKGLDQEYFIGL, from the coding sequence ATGAAACTAACTCCCAAAATCGCCAAGATTCTTTATCGACTTACCGAAGGTGAAATCTTACCCGCCAGTTCAGCAAGAAGTGCAGTTGTCGATGAATTGATTTCTGAAAATATTCTTCTTCAAAAAGGGAAACATCGAAAAACAATAAATTTACTTGATAAAGAATCACTTTCAAATTTCCTGTCCAACCAATTGCAGATCCATAATTTGCAAGAGTATATTGCTGCTTTGGAAGATAATACATCCAGCCGAGCTGACTTTGTGAAAGTCGCAACCGATTCCAAAACCTCAAAAGAAAGAGCTTTTCAAGGTTTTCTGATCAATTCTTTTGAGGTGATCCAGGGTACTTTAAACGGTGAGAAATATACATTTCACCCACAAGAAGGCAGCTTTGGTTTTATTTATGATTATAAGAATTTCCAGATTCCTGAGGATATCACAATTGTCGGTGTGGAAAATGCCCGAAATTTTCGACATCTTCACGAACAGCGATATCTGTTTCCAGACATTAAACCATTATTTATTTCACGATATCCCCAGAGCCAGCATAAGGATTTGATTTCCTGGCTAAAGATGATACCGAACAAATATCTTCATTTTGGTGATTTTGATATGGCTGGGATCGGTATTTTTTTGAATGAATACCAAATATACCTTCTTGAGCGAGCCCAATTTTTTATACCCACAGATATCCGCACACTGATACGGAAATGCGGCAATCGGCAGCGCTATAACAACCAAAGGAAAAACTTTGATTTAGATAAAGTTGATGAACCTGCCCTTGAGAATTTGGTAAGGATAATCGAAAGCGAAAAAAAGGGTTTAGATCAGGAATATTTCATTGGACTTTAA
- a CDS encoding DUF3427 domain-containing protein, translating into MIEGIYEQLITKLVASKLDELETSRFYIKESSLDKEEAAQVLSKHLNSSINYALSLIKGEHAIENQIKIANKIIRILKDALENDELEGDLVKTEGRILKAVFGKTDAHFSNLDLHLKEITPYTRLTHSELFTGGNVGLSLESELKKEILSSNRVDLLISFIKWKGVIILEKELREFTERGGKLRVITTTYMGASDYKAIQLLSKLPNTEVKISYNTGNERLHAKAYLFYRNTGFHTGYIGSSNFSRTALTDGLEWNLKITTKEVSHIIDKFQKTFDVYWRNNEFELFNDEVHSGKLINSLKSGKMPQQQFNNLAFFDLKPYPYQKEILEKLEVERTVHDRHKNLLVAATGTGKTVISAFDYKSFMQKNTSARLLYVAHKKEILAQARSTFQGVLKDNNFGELWVDGLEPDKFEFVFASVQTLKNRIDSLSLSPSYYDFIIVDEVHHISASSYRPIVNYFKPKVLLGLTATPERMDNENILEDFCHRVAAEIRLPEALNRKLLCPFQYFGISDSVDLSKVKWENGKYVPSELTKLYLSNDRRVGEIINNADKYLRDINDVRALGFCVTIEHAKYMAEKFVLAGLKAHYLTSENSKDRELIRLKLRSKEINYLFVVDIFNEGVDIPEIDTVLFLRPTESLTVFLQQLGRGLRLAEDKECLSVLDFVANSRPEYNFENKFRALIGKTSTPVQIEIEDNFPHLPLGCSIVLEKKAKQNILENIIAATSVNRRQLIQKIQNFEHQTTLPLTLANFISFNNLNLQTIYKRGSWKRLLQIAGKHKDFPETNEKEIVSTILRKWLSTNSTSYFEFILKMANQGFNPDFSKFNEEQRIMLLMLYYDIWQNAGSFDTLEEGIKAIGQNKSLVEEMIEVLEILIDEISFKEIDIVLPYRQPLKVHSRYTRDQILVAFGLSTFNKKSSNREGVAENKELNTEILFVDLIKSEEDFSPTTMYNDYAVNETLFHWQSQNQTRADHGKGLTYIHHLQLEKKILLFVREKAKDEFGNTMGYVFVGEGNIQDHYGSKPMSINWELAEPLPQYLWNASAKMSVG; encoded by the coding sequence ATGATTGAAGGAATATATGAGCAGCTAATTACAAAGTTAGTGGCATCCAAATTGGACGAACTTGAAACCTCACGATTTTATATTAAGGAATCATCACTTGATAAAGAGGAAGCTGCCCAAGTTTTATCCAAGCATCTAAATTCTTCTATTAACTACGCACTATCCTTAATTAAAGGGGAGCACGCAATTGAAAATCAGATTAAGATAGCCAATAAAATTATTCGAATTCTAAAGGATGCTTTGGAGAATGACGAATTGGAAGGCGATCTCGTAAAAACTGAGGGACGAATTTTAAAAGCGGTGTTCGGAAAAACAGATGCGCACTTTTCCAACTTGGACTTACATTTAAAAGAAATTACACCTTACACTCGCTTAACGCATAGTGAACTTTTTACCGGAGGAAATGTGGGCCTCTCATTGGAGAGCGAATTAAAAAAAGAAATCCTCTCATCTAATCGTGTAGATTTATTGATATCCTTTATTAAATGGAAAGGAGTAATTATACTAGAAAAAGAACTTCGGGAATTTACAGAGCGCGGAGGAAAACTTCGTGTAATTACTACAACCTATATGGGCGCTTCCGATTATAAAGCCATTCAATTACTTTCAAAACTGCCAAACACAGAGGTTAAAATATCCTACAATACGGGAAATGAAAGATTGCACGCTAAGGCTTATTTGTTTTACCGAAATACCGGATTCCATACGGGATATATTGGCTCGTCAAATTTTTCTCGAACAGCTTTAACTGATGGTCTGGAGTGGAACCTTAAAATAACAACCAAAGAGGTGAGTCATATAATAGACAAGTTCCAAAAAACATTTGACGTTTATTGGAGAAACAACGAATTTGAATTATTTAACGACGAAGTACATTCAGGAAAATTAATCAACTCCTTGAAGTCAGGGAAAATGCCACAACAGCAATTTAATAATTTGGCGTTTTTCGATTTAAAGCCCTATCCATACCAAAAAGAAATATTAGAGAAACTGGAGGTAGAAAGGACTGTTCACGACCGACACAAAAATCTTTTGGTTGCTGCAACAGGCACTGGAAAAACAGTTATCTCTGCATTCGACTATAAAAGTTTTATGCAAAAGAACACTTCTGCCAGACTTTTATATGTTGCCCATAAAAAAGAGATTTTGGCACAAGCAAGATCCACGTTTCAGGGAGTTTTAAAAGATAATAATTTTGGGGAGCTCTGGGTAGATGGCCTAGAGCCAGATAAATTTGAATTTGTATTTGCGTCTGTCCAAACCTTAAAAAATCGCATAGACAGCTTATCTCTTTCACCTTCTTATTACGATTTTATTATTGTAGACGAAGTGCACCATATTTCTGCTTCTAGCTATCGACCTATAGTAAATTATTTCAAACCAAAGGTTCTTTTAGGTTTAACCGCCACTCCTGAAAGAATGGATAACGAGAATATTCTTGAAGATTTCTGCCATAGAGTCGCAGCAGAAATAAGATTGCCAGAAGCTCTAAATCGAAAACTGCTATGTCCCTTTCAATATTTCGGAATTTCGGACAGTGTGGATTTATCAAAAGTAAAATGGGAAAATGGGAAATACGTCCCTAGCGAACTTACTAAGTTATATTTATCAAATGACCGTCGTGTTGGTGAGATAATAAATAACGCAGATAAATATTTAAGAGATATCAATGACGTCCGGGCATTAGGATTTTGCGTTACCATTGAACACGCAAAGTATATGGCCGAAAAATTTGTTTTGGCAGGTTTAAAAGCCCATTATTTAACCAGTGAGAATTCCAAAGACAGAGAGCTAATTCGACTTAAGCTAAGAAGTAAGGAAATCAATTATTTGTTTGTAGTGGACATATTTAACGAAGGAGTGGATATTCCTGAAATTGATACCGTTTTATTTTTAAGACCAACCGAGAGCCTAACCGTATTCCTTCAGCAATTAGGAAGAGGTCTTCGACTTGCGGAAGACAAAGAATGTCTTTCAGTATTGGACTTTGTAGCCAACTCAAGACCGGAGTACAATTTTGAAAATAAATTTAGGGCACTAATTGGTAAAACCTCAACACCTGTTCAAATAGAAATTGAAGACAACTTCCCGCATCTACCGTTGGGATGCTCCATAGTTTTGGAAAAGAAAGCAAAGCAGAATATTCTTGAAAATATTATTGCGGCCACTTCAGTTAACCGACGGCAACTGATTCAAAAAATTCAAAATTTCGAGCATCAGACTACATTGCCTTTAACCTTGGCAAATTTCATTTCCTTTAATAATCTTAATTTACAAACGATTTATAAAAGAGGAAGTTGGAAACGGCTACTTCAAATAGCTGGAAAACATAAAGACTTTCCCGAGACCAATGAAAAAGAAATTGTTTCAACAATTTTAAGAAAATGGCTCTCCACAAATTCTACCAGTTATTTTGAATTTATTTTAAAAATGGCCAACCAGGGATTTAACCCCGATTTTTCAAAGTTTAATGAAGAACAACGCATAATGTTACTAATGCTTTATTACGACATTTGGCAAAATGCAGGCAGTTTCGATACTTTGGAAGAAGGAATAAAAGCAATTGGACAAAATAAGTCTCTGGTGGAGGAAATGATAGAAGTCTTGGAAATACTGATCGACGAGATAAGCTTTAAAGAAATAGATATTGTCTTACCTTATAGGCAACCGTTAAAGGTTCATTCCCGCTACACAAGAGATCAAATATTGGTGGCATTTGGACTGAGCACCTTCAACAAAAAGTCTTCTAATCGGGAAGGCGTAGCTGAAAACAAAGAACTCAATACAGAAATTTTGTTTGTTGACTTGATAAAATCAGAGGAAGATTTTTCTCCTACTACAATGTATAACGATTATGCCGTGAATGAAACATTGTTCCATTGGCAATCCCAAAACCAAACCCGAGCAGACCACGGGAAAGGGCTAACTTATATTCATCATCTCCAGTTAGAAAAGAAAATATTATTATTCGTAAGGGAGAAAGCCAAAGATGAATTTGGAAACACAATGGGATATGTTTTCGTAGGAGAAGGTAATATTCAGGACCATTACGGCTCAAAACCTATGAGTATTAATTGGGAGTTAGCTGAACCTCTTCCACAATATTTGTGGAATGCCTCGGCGAAGATGTCGGTGGGGTAA
- a CDS encoding (deoxy)nucleoside triphosphate pyrophosphohydrolase yields the protein MIQVVCAIIQKDNKILIAQRSEKMNLPLKWEFPGGKLEAGENEKEALIREIKEELNIEISPSQRISSHIHDYVTFKINLIAYLCEYISGEIQLLEHKDFRYITFEELKNYNLADADIPVITELQRHLK from the coding sequence ATGATTCAGGTAGTTTGTGCCATTATTCAAAAGGACAATAAAATCCTCATCGCCCAACGCAGCGAAAAAATGAATTTGCCGTTAAAGTGGGAATTTCCGGGAGGCAAATTGGAGGCAGGTGAAAATGAAAAAGAAGCACTCATTAGAGAAATCAAAGAAGAACTGAACATTGAAATTTCTCCTTCACAAAGAATTTCCTCTCATATCCACGATTATGTTACTTTTAAAATAAACTTAATTGCCTATCTCTGTGAATATATTTCAGGAGAGATTCAACTTTTGGAACACAAAGACTTTAGATATATTACGTTTGAAGAACTGAAAAATTATAATTTGGCCGATGCAGATATCCCTGTAATAACAGAATTACAAAGACATTTAAAATGA